One stretch of Hymenobacter chitinivorans DSM 11115 DNA includes these proteins:
- a CDS encoding alpha-ketoacid dehydrogenase subunit alpha/beta has protein sequence MPTAEPLVAAAAALSKEELLRDYRLGWESRQASLAGRKEVFMGKAKFGIFGDGKELPQLAMARAFQPGDFRSGYYRDQTFMLAAGELSLQEYFAQLYANPDVEAEPATAGRAMNGHFATRLLDEDGNFKNLAELKNSSADISPTAGQMPRLVGLAYASKLYRQNPELRELTQFSVNGNEVAFGTIGNASTSEGMFFEAINAAGVLQIPMLISVWDDHYGISVPAEYQTTKQSISEILAGFQRNAPGEQGFEIFVVKGWDYPALVDTYLRAAEVCRREHVPVLIHVTEVTQPQGHSTSGSHERYKSKERLSWEEAHDCLLKMREWLLSEGHATAEELDQIENETKDVVKKARVAAWDAFFNPIKQERDEAVALLEKLVAETGEENRLHEMVEQLRHNPTPIRADIVRTIKRALRLVRDTRSGARRSLQNHLEQALAENADRYNSYLYSQSEQAALNMGAVPAVFAPDAPQVDGREVLQACFEANFRRDPTIFAIGEDVGKIGDVNQAFAGLQDKFGELRVTDTGIRECTIVGQGIGAALRGLRPITEIQYLDYLLYAIQILSDDVACLQYRTKGGQKAPLIVRTRGHRLEGVWHSGSPIGMILSSIRGMHVLVPRDMTQAAGFYNTLLRSDEPALVIECLNGYRLKERIPQNVGEFTLPLGVPEILQEGSDITIVTYGSMCRIVQDAARQLAEVGISVEIIDVQSLLPFDIDHVIADSLRKTNRVLFADEDVPGGATAYMMQHVLDEQQAYRFLDSQPRCLAAQAHRPPYGSDGDYFSKPNAEDVFDAVYELMHEADPKRFPAIY, from the coding sequence ATGCCCACTGCTGAACCCCTCGTAGCGGCCGCCGCCGCCCTAAGCAAAGAAGAATTGCTCCGCGACTACCGGCTGGGCTGGGAAAGCCGGCAGGCCTCCCTGGCCGGTCGTAAGGAAGTGTTCATGGGCAAAGCCAAGTTCGGCATCTTCGGCGACGGCAAAGAGCTGCCCCAGCTGGCCATGGCCCGCGCCTTTCAGCCCGGCGACTTCCGCTCGGGCTACTACCGCGACCAGACCTTCATGCTGGCTGCCGGTGAGCTGAGCCTGCAGGAGTACTTTGCCCAACTCTACGCCAACCCCGACGTGGAAGCCGAGCCCGCTACCGCTGGCCGCGCCATGAACGGCCACTTCGCCACCCGTCTGCTCGACGAGGACGGCAACTTCAAAAACCTGGCGGAGCTCAAAAATTCCTCGGCCGATATTTCGCCCACCGCCGGCCAGATGCCCCGCCTCGTGGGCCTGGCCTACGCCTCCAAGCTCTACCGCCAAAACCCCGAGCTGCGCGAACTGACCCAGTTTTCGGTGAACGGCAACGAAGTTGCCTTCGGCACCATCGGCAACGCCAGCACCTCGGAGGGCATGTTCTTCGAGGCCATCAACGCCGCCGGCGTGCTCCAGATTCCGATGCTGATTTCGGTTTGGGACGACCACTACGGCATTTCGGTGCCCGCCGAGTACCAGACCACCAAGCAAAGCATCAGCGAAATTCTGGCCGGCTTCCAGCGCAACGCCCCCGGCGAGCAGGGCTTCGAGATTTTCGTGGTCAAAGGCTGGGACTACCCGGCTTTGGTCGACACGTACCTGCGGGCCGCCGAGGTGTGCCGCCGCGAGCATGTGCCCGTGCTGATTCACGTCACGGAAGTTACCCAGCCCCAGGGCCACTCCACTTCCGGCTCCCACGAGCGGTACAAGAGCAAGGAGCGCCTGAGCTGGGAAGAAGCCCACGACTGCCTGCTCAAGATGCGCGAGTGGCTACTCAGCGAAGGCCACGCCACGGCTGAGGAGCTCGACCAGATTGAGAACGAAACCAAGGATGTGGTGAAAAAGGCCCGCGTGGCCGCCTGGGATGCTTTCTTCAACCCCATCAAGCAGGAGCGCGACGAAGCCGTGGCCCTGCTGGAAAAGCTGGTGGCCGAAACCGGGGAGGAAAACCGCCTCCACGAGATGGTGGAGCAGCTGCGCCACAACCCCACGCCCATCCGCGCCGACATTGTGCGTACCATCAAGCGGGCCCTGCGCCTGGTGCGCGACACCCGCAGCGGAGCCCGCCGCAGCCTGCAAAACCACCTGGAGCAGGCCCTGGCCGAAAACGCCGACCGCTACAACTCCTACCTTTACAGCCAGAGTGAGCAGGCGGCCCTCAATATGGGAGCCGTGCCCGCCGTATTTGCCCCCGATGCGCCCCAGGTCGACGGCCGGGAAGTGCTGCAGGCTTGCTTTGAGGCCAATTTCCGCCGCGACCCGACCATCTTTGCCATCGGCGAGGACGTGGGCAAAATCGGGGACGTAAACCAGGCCTTTGCCGGCTTGCAGGACAAATTCGGCGAGCTGCGCGTGACGGATACCGGGATTCGGGAGTGCACCATCGTGGGGCAGGGCATTGGGGCCGCGTTGCGCGGCCTGCGGCCCATCACCGAAATTCAGTACCTGGACTATCTGCTCTACGCCATCCAGATTTTGTCGGACGATGTGGCCTGCCTGCAGTACCGCACCAAGGGCGGGCAGAAGGCCCCGCTGATTGTGCGCACCCGCGGCCACCGGCTCGAGGGCGTGTGGCACTCCGGCTCGCCCATTGGCATGATTCTGAGTAGCATCCGGGGTATGCACGTGCTGGTACCGCGCGACATGACCCAGGCCGCGGGCTTCTACAACACGCTGCTACGCTCCGACGAGCCGGCCCTGGTAATTGAGTGCCTGAACGGTTACCGCCTCAAGGAGCGGATTCCGCAGAACGTGGGCGAATTTACCCTGCCCCTGGGCGTGCCCGAAATCCTGCAGGAAGGCTCTGATATTACCATCGTCACTTACGGCTCGATGTGCCGCATTGTGCAGGACGCGGCCCGGCAGCTGGCCGAAGTGGGTATCTCGGTGGAAATTATCGACGTGCAGTCCCTGCTGCCCTTCGACATTGACCACGTCATTGCCGACAGCCTGCGCAAAACCAACCGGGTGCTGTTTGCCGACGAAGACGTACCCGGCGGGGCCACGGCCTACATGATGCAGCACGTGCTCGACGAGCAGCAGGCCTACCGCTTCCTCGACTCCCAGCCCCGCTGCCTCGCGGCCCAGGCCCACCGCCCTCCCTACGGCTCCGACGGCGACTATTTCAGCAAACCCAACGCCGAAGACGTGTTCGACGCCGTCTACGAGCTCATGCACGAGGCCGACCCCAAGCGTTTTCCGGCCATTTACTAA
- a CDS encoding long-chain-fatty-acid--protein ligase codes for MSFRDEFILTLPTLTAATFEAAALRLFRHQAQHCPPYQQWLQSLGRQPEAITRLTDIPFLPIEFFKTHEVRTAPAEWEPREVFLSSGTTQQQRSRHLLRDPQLYRRNAARIFEQVYGRPLREWTFLALLPSYLEQGHSSLVAMVEYFARESGQAQPAFFLHDHAALLQALAAAKQDPTRRVMLIGVSYALLDLAAEYGSAPELQGLTVLETGGMKGRRREMIREELHAELQQAFGPAGIHSEYGMTELLSQAYSLGNGRFHCPAPLRVLLRDPADPFAVSATRPDGAINVIDLANVDSCAFIETKDLARQYPDGSFEVLGRLDNSDVRGCNQMV; via the coding sequence ATGAGTTTCCGCGACGAATTTATCCTGACGCTGCCGACCTTGACGGCTGCCACGTTTGAGGCGGCGGCCCTGCGGCTGTTTCGCCACCAAGCCCAGCACTGCCCGCCCTACCAGCAGTGGCTGCAGAGCCTGGGCCGCCAGCCCGAAGCCATTACCCGCCTCACCGACATTCCCTTCCTGCCCATCGAGTTCTTCAAAACCCACGAGGTGCGCACCGCGCCGGCCGAGTGGGAGCCCCGGGAAGTGTTCCTGAGCAGCGGAACCACCCAGCAGCAGCGCAGCCGCCACTTGCTGCGCGACCCGCAGCTCTACCGCCGCAATGCCGCCCGCATCTTCGAGCAGGTGTACGGCCGGCCCCTGCGGGAGTGGACGTTTCTGGCCCTGCTGCCGTCCTACCTCGAACAGGGGCATTCGTCGCTGGTGGCCATGGTGGAGTACTTTGCCCGGGAGTCGGGCCAGGCGCAGCCCGCCTTTTTTCTGCACGACCACGCCGCCCTGCTACAGGCGCTGGCCGCGGCCAAACAGGATCCTACGCGCCGCGTCATGCTCATTGGCGTGTCGTATGCCCTGCTGGACTTGGCGGCCGAGTACGGTTCCGCGCCCGAGCTGCAGGGCCTGACGGTGCTCGAAACCGGGGGCATGAAGGGCCGGCGCCGCGAAATGATTCGGGAGGAGCTGCACGCCGAGCTGCAGCAGGCCTTCGGGCCGGCCGGTATTCACTCCGAGTACGGCATGACCGAGCTGCTGTCCCAGGCCTACAGCCTTGGTAACGGCCGCTTCCACTGTCCCGCCCCGTTGCGCGTGCTGCTGCGCGACCCCGCCGACCCGTTCGCCGTATCGGCCACCCGCCCCGACGGTGCCATCAACGTCATCGACCTGGCCAACGTTGATTCCTGCGCCTTTATCGAAACCAAGGATTTGGCCCGCCAGTACCCGGATGGCTCGTTCGAGGTGCTGGGCCGCCTCGACAATTCGGATGTGCGCGGCTGCAACCAGATGGTGTAG
- a CDS encoding thiol-disulfide oxidoreductase DCC family protein — protein MVILFDGVCNLCNGFVQFVIRHDAANQFTFATLQSETGQRLLGHHGLAPAALSTIVLVDDELQAWTKSDAVMRIGWELGFPWKLLSLGVVLPRALRDACYTLVANNRYRLLGQATECWLMTPELARKFMK, from the coding sequence ATGGTTATTCTGTTCGATGGAGTTTGTAACCTCTGCAATGGCTTCGTGCAGTTTGTCATCCGGCACGACGCGGCCAACCAGTTCACCTTTGCCACGCTGCAGTCCGAAACCGGGCAGCGCCTGCTGGGCCACCACGGCCTGGCCCCGGCCGCGCTGTCGACCATCGTGCTGGTGGATGACGAGCTGCAGGCCTGGACCAAGTCGGATGCCGTGATGCGCATCGGCTGGGAGCTGGGTTTCCCCTGGAAGCTGCTGAGTCTGGGCGTAGTGCTGCCCCGGGCCCTGCGTGACGCCTGCTACACCCTCGTGGCCAACAACCGCTACCGCCTGCTGGGCCAGGCCACCGAGTGCTGGCTGATGACCCCCGAGCTGGCCCGGAAGTTTATGAAGTAA
- a CDS encoding sigma-54-dependent transcriptional regulator, which yields MPRILIIDDEKAIRNTLKEILEYESYTVDQAEDGPTGLDMLIKNKYDVVLCDIKMPKMDGIEVLERAQIAAPDAAFIMVSAHGNIDTAVDATKKGAFDFIQKPPDLNRLLVTVRNALDRTKLVTETKTLKKKIAKSSEMVGSSPELEAVRKQIAKVAPTDARVLITGPNGAGKEMVARQLHELSNRASGPMVEVNCAAIPSELIESELFGHEKGSFTSAVKQRIGKFEQADGGTLFLDEIGDMSLSAQAKVLRALQENKITRVGGEKEISVNVRVIAATNKDLQQEIADRNFREDLYHRLSVILIKVPALNDRRDDIGDLVQRFLQDIARDYGDKPKKIDDKALAYLKGLDWRGNIRELRNVVERLIIMSDDTITEADAKAFAGK from the coding sequence ATGCCCAGAATCCTGATAATTGACGACGAGAAAGCCATCCGGAACACGCTGAAGGAGATTCTGGAGTACGAGAGCTACACCGTCGACCAGGCCGAGGACGGCCCTACCGGCCTCGATATGCTCATCAAGAACAAGTACGACGTGGTGCTCTGCGACATCAAGATGCCCAAAATGGACGGCATCGAGGTGCTGGAGCGGGCCCAGATTGCCGCCCCCGACGCCGCCTTTATCATGGTTTCGGCCCACGGCAACATCGATACCGCCGTGGATGCCACCAAGAAGGGCGCGTTCGACTTCATCCAGAAGCCGCCGGACCTGAACCGCCTGCTGGTGACCGTGCGCAACGCCCTGGACCGCACCAAGCTGGTGACCGAAACCAAGACCCTCAAGAAGAAGATTGCCAAAAGCTCGGAAATGGTGGGCTCCTCGCCCGAGCTCGAAGCCGTGCGCAAGCAGATTGCTAAAGTAGCCCCCACCGACGCCCGCGTGCTGATTACGGGGCCCAACGGCGCCGGCAAGGAAATGGTAGCCCGGCAGCTGCACGAGCTCAGCAACCGGGCCTCGGGGCCGATGGTGGAAGTCAACTGCGCCGCCATTCCGTCGGAGCTGATTGAGAGTGAGCTGTTCGGCCACGAGAAAGGCTCGTTCACCTCGGCCGTGAAGCAGCGCATCGGCAAGTTTGAGCAGGCCGATGGTGGCACGCTCTTCCTCGATGAAATCGGCGACATGAGCCTCTCGGCCCAGGCCAAGGTGCTGCGCGCCCTGCAGGAAAACAAGATTACCCGGGTGGGCGGCGAAAAGGAAATTTCGGTGAACGTGCGCGTTATTGCGGCCACCAACAAGGATTTGCAGCAGGAAATTGCCGACCGCAACTTCCGGGAAGACCTCTACCACCGCCTCTCGGTTATCCTGATCAAAGTGCCGGCCCTCAACGACCGGCGCGACGACATCGGCGACCTGGTGCAGCGCTTCCTGCAGGATATTGCCCGCGACTACGGCGACAAGCCCAAGAAAATCGACGACAAGGCCCTGGCCTACCTCAAGGGCCTCGACTGGCGCGGCAACATCCGGGAGTTGCGCAACGTGGTGGAGCGCCTCATCATCATGAGCGACGACACCATCACCGAAGCCGACGCCAAAGCCTTTGCCGGCAAGTAA
- a CDS encoding S8 family serine peptidase has protein sequence MQKKQHNARFAWLVSASALAASTMFTACSKEEAQPAEAGVAQSGAVAAADAKAEEGAIPGQYIVVLKDGAVELSAGESYSEKVKKVKEVGQGILKSRGARAEALGYAYGHALKGFSASLSAAEANALRADERVAYVEQDQVISLGKPGATAGGGGTTTQPAQVTPYGIARVGTGDGTGRTAWIIDTGIDLTHPDLNVDVARSKSFLTSGADYTNPNDGNGHGTHVAGTIAAKNNTIGVVGVAANASVVAVRVLNARGSGSNSGVIAGVDYVGANGKAGDVANMSLGGGVSQALDDAVLRASAGGVLFALAAGNETDNANNHSPARVNGANIFTISAMNSTDSWASFSNFGNPPVDYCMPGVNIQSTWLSGGYNTISGTSMATPHMAGVLLLKGKAFTTSGTVKNDPDGNADPIAHL, from the coding sequence ATGCAGAAGAAACAACACAATGCCCGGTTTGCTTGGTTAGTGAGTGCTTCGGCCCTGGCCGCCAGCACGATGTTTACCGCCTGCTCGAAAGAGGAAGCCCAGCCCGCCGAAGCGGGAGTAGCCCAAAGCGGCGCCGTTGCCGCTGCCGACGCCAAAGCGGAGGAAGGCGCGATTCCCGGGCAGTACATCGTGGTGCTCAAGGACGGAGCCGTAGAGCTAAGCGCCGGGGAATCTTACTCGGAAAAAGTAAAGAAGGTGAAGGAAGTAGGCCAGGGCATCCTGAAGTCGCGCGGGGCCCGCGCCGAGGCCCTGGGCTACGCCTATGGCCACGCCCTGAAAGGCTTCTCGGCCTCCCTCTCGGCGGCCGAAGCCAATGCGCTGCGCGCCGATGAGCGGGTGGCTTACGTAGAGCAGGACCAGGTTATTTCCCTGGGTAAGCCCGGGGCCACGGCCGGTGGCGGGGGCACCACCACCCAGCCCGCCCAGGTAACGCCCTACGGTATTGCCCGCGTGGGCACCGGTGACGGCACCGGCCGCACCGCCTGGATTATTGACACGGGCATCGACCTGACCCACCCCGACCTGAACGTGGACGTAGCCCGCAGCAAGTCGTTTTTGACCAGCGGTGCCGATTACACCAACCCCAACGACGGTAACGGGCACGGCACCCACGTGGCGGGTACCATTGCTGCCAAAAACAACACGATTGGCGTGGTAGGCGTGGCCGCCAACGCTTCGGTAGTGGCGGTGCGGGTGCTCAATGCCCGGGGCAGCGGCTCCAACTCCGGCGTTATTGCCGGCGTCGACTACGTGGGCGCCAACGGCAAAGCCGGCGACGTAGCCAACATGAGTCTGGGCGGCGGCGTGTCGCAGGCCCTGGATGATGCCGTGCTCCGGGCTTCCGCGGGCGGCGTACTTTTCGCCCTGGCGGCCGGCAACGAAACCGACAACGCCAACAACCACTCGCCGGCCCGGGTGAATGGCGCTAACATCTTCACCATCTCGGCCATGAACAGCACCGACAGCTGGGCCTCATTCTCCAACTTTGGTAACCCGCCGGTAGACTACTGCATGCCCGGCGTCAACATTCAATCGACCTGGCTGAGCGGAGGCTACAACACCATCAGCGGCACCTCGATGGCCACGCCGCACATGGCGGGCGTACTGCTGCTGAAGGGTAAAGCCTTCACGACCAGCGGCACCGTCAAAAACGACCCCGACGGCAACGCTGACCCCATTGCCCACCTGTAA
- a CDS encoding T9SS type A sorting domain-containing protein, which produces MRHLLTCFALGLLLTSCDGPAARFDTFAVTRPINLARQLGSEVTLLGLQDTLQLRLNFDPGSGTTLVTRAQDSTVVLEARIFARRGLYYAVEDLKSGCWVHALRIGKGQVQGLATGYKQMEDLSTLVQHGSFPELVRYRSLSDDSIRLRFEARPLRRFYLAELDSFPTYRLAPASSAVAAAKATAATAEPDRPSLYPNPAATTTTLRCATAAPRTVRVYNHTGQLVHTVAALEAYTTIPVQDLPAGTYVVRVTQPAQPAYTTRLLVQH; this is translated from the coding sequence ATGCGTCACCTGCTCACCTGTTTTGCCCTCGGTCTGCTACTCACCAGCTGCGACGGTCCGGCGGCCCGCTTCGATACGTTTGCCGTAACCCGGCCCATAAACCTGGCGCGGCAGCTAGGCTCCGAAGTAACCCTGCTGGGCCTCCAGGACACCCTGCAGCTGCGGCTCAACTTTGACCCGGGCAGCGGCACCACGCTGGTTACCCGCGCCCAGGACAGTACGGTAGTGCTCGAAGCCCGCATTTTCGCCCGGCGCGGCCTGTATTATGCCGTCGAAGACCTTAAATCGGGCTGCTGGGTGCACGCCCTACGCATCGGCAAAGGTCAGGTTCAGGGCCTGGCTACCGGCTACAAGCAAATGGAGGACCTCTCCACGCTGGTGCAGCACGGCAGCTTTCCGGAGCTGGTGCGCTACCGCAGCCTCAGCGACGACAGTATCCGCCTGCGCTTCGAGGCCCGGCCCCTGCGCCGCTTCTACCTCGCCGAGTTGGATAGTTTCCCCACGTACCGCCTGGCCCCTGCGTCGTCTGCGGTAGCGGCGGCCAAAGCTACTGCCGCCACGGCCGAACCAGACCGCCCCAGCCTCTACCCTAACCCGGCGGCCACAACGACCACGCTGCGCTGCGCCACCGCCGCCCCCCGCACCGTGCGGGTTTACAACCATACCGGCCAACTTGTTCACACTGTTGCTGCCCTAGAAGCTTACACCACGATTCCGGTACAGGACTTGCCGGCCGGGACGTATGTAGTGCGCGTAACGCAACCCGCGCAGCCAGCTTATACGACCCGGCTGCTGGTGCAGCATTAA
- the tnpA gene encoding IS200/IS605 family transposase: MANTYTQIHLHIVFAVQSRAALIPTHHADTIYRYITGIITQQGQKLLAINGMPDHLHLLIGLRPDKALSDLMREVKASSSKFINEQPWMTTKFAWQAGFGAFSYGASQLPAVVRYIERQQEHHATRTFSEEYRLLLEQFGVDYNPHYLFRAE; this comes from the coding sequence ATGGCTAATACTTACACTCAAATCCACCTGCATATCGTGTTTGCGGTGCAGAGCCGGGCGGCGCTTATTCCGACTCACCACGCCGATACTATTTACCGCTACATTACCGGCATTATCACCCAGCAGGGGCAGAAATTGCTAGCCATTAACGGAATGCCGGATCATCTGCACCTACTCATTGGCCTGCGCCCGGATAAAGCCCTGTCCGATTTGATGCGGGAGGTGAAGGCCAGCTCATCGAAGTTTATCAACGAGCAACCATGGATGACCACAAAATTTGCTTGGCAGGCTGGGTTTGGCGCTTTCTCGTATGGAGCCTCCCAATTACCGGCTGTTGTAAGGTATATCGAGCGGCAGCAGGAGCACCACGCTACGCGCACTTTTAGCGAAGAATACCGCTTGCTATTGGAACAATTTGGAGTGGACTATAATCCGCACTACCTGTTCCGGGCAGAATGA